The genome window ACTGTTTCTATGACTTCAAACGTCATACCCGCATGGATTTCACCATCACTCAGCACGTCTGCACGTAATCCACTTTTATGCACAAAGGCTTTCACCACGTCTTTTTTAGCTATCGTGTCATTACTTAATAACTTGCCAAGTGTGGCGCAGGGCTCACACAGCTCGATACCCTTGAAACGCACACCACCAATCAGAAACTCTTTGCCGACCAGATCATTCAATCGGATGCCTTGGGTGATGACATTTCGTCGGGTATCGGCCAGTTGGATACGCTGCTGGTAATTATTGTTAAAGGCTTCGATTTCTTCCATTTCAATAAAGGTAATATTCTGCCCCGGCCACTGAGCACGATCAAAGTTACGGTCACCGACGATGCCTTTACCCATGATGAGGTCGACCTTATCGACTTTAAGCTGTTTTCCAAGATTGTGTTCAGCAATATAGATGGTATGAATCATGGCCATGTCCTCAATAAAAAAAGGAGTGAACACCAAAGGTATCCACTCCAAGGAACAGATCGTTTAAAAACACTCAGTTAGAGCTTCAGCACAAAGTGTTTGGTTATCGGTTCGATGATTTCCCAAGTACCGACAAAGGTTTTTTCAAACACCATGGATTCGCCAGCACTTAGAGTAAGAGGTTCACCACCTTCAGCCGTGACAATCGCTTTACCGGCCATGATGTGGACAAACTCCCAACCACCATAGGTCGCATGATAGGTGCCTTGAGTCGCTTCCCAACGACCTGACAGTATGCTGCCATCTTCGCTTTTGTATTCAATCCATGTCTTCATGGTCGGGTTGCCCGTCTGTTTCACCCAGCCATCCAGATCGGATTCAATCGGCTCAACGGTTTTATCGATAATCTTGGTGACGCTTGTCATGATTTTCTCCAGTCCATATAAGTTGTTTAGGCTTCTTTCGCCACAGGAATTTCGCTCTTATCAGAGAGATAGGCTTCCAGTGAGTCATCCAGTGCATCTATCCAGGGAGTATGATGTTTAGGTGACATGGTGCCTGTCATCAGTGAACGGTAGGAGTGATCACGGAAGGTCATAATGTTTTCTTTTTTATGATGTTTCCATTCAAGGAAGGTTTGGTTGACTGCCGGAATATCGAATGACGGATAGTCGGTCATGTCAATCAGTTCCTGAATGTAATCACCTTGATAGGTATACATTTCTTCAGCGGTTTCCAGCGTCAGTTCTTTTTCACGCCAAGCCATACTATCGGCTTTCATCTCTTCTTTTGATGGTAATGGGATACGTCCCATAATCACATCACGGGCATACCAGGCTTGAGCATCAAACATATTGAAGCTATACCATTGATCCTGCATACCAATGTAGAAGAATTTTGGATTGTCTTCCCACACCACGCCTTTGTATAGGTCGAGTGGCCATAAGCGGTTATTGGTCACCAGTCGCAGATCATCATTGAGGAATGGGAAGTGGTGAATGTAGCCCGTGCATAAAATAATGGCATCAACGTTTTCAGAGGAGCCATCAGCAAAATAGGCTTTTTCCGTATCAACACGAACCAGATTGGGTCTTTCATCCCAGTTTTCAGGCCATTTATAGCCCATAGGTGCCGTGCGATAGCAGCTGATCAGTTTTTTCGCACCGTATTTATAACATTGCGAACCGATATCTTCGGCGGAGTAACTGCTGCCCACCAGTAAGACGGTTTTATCTTTAAATTCCAGTGCGTCTCGGAAGTCATGGGCATGCAGAATGCGACCACCAAATTTGTCGAATCCTTCAAACTCAGGCACATAGGGTGTGGAGAAGTGACCGGTACAACAGACTACATAATCAAACTCTTCTGAGTAAATCGTGTCAGTGCTATGGTCCTGCACAGTGACGGTAAACGTCTGAGTGCCTTCGTTGAATTCAACATGACGAACAGCGGTATTAAAACGGATATATTTTCTGACGCCGGCTTTTTCAACACGTCCTTTGATGTAGTCCCACAACACTTCACGAGGCGGGTATGAGGCAATCGGTTTGCCAAAGTGCTCGTCAAAGGTGTAATCAGCAAACTCTAAACATTCTTTCGGGCCATTAGACCACAGGTAACGATACATACTGCTATGAACAGGTTCGCCATTTTCATCTAAGCCTGTGCGCCAGGTGTAATTCCACTGGCCGCCCCAATCAGCTTGTTTTTCAAAACAAACGAGTTCAGGAATATCTGCACCTTTTTCTTGTGCGGACTGGAATGCTCTCAGTTGTGCCATACCACTTGGGCCTGCACCAAGTATCGCAATACGAGTTGCCATAGGGGTTCTCCATTAGTGTTATTTAGTCAATCATGCTGCGAAAATCGACAGCGCTTACCGACCAAAATAGCTCGCTGTGTTAGCGGGAGAAATCCTCTTGAGTGGGTATCCCAAAAGGGTAAAAGTGGGGGTAGATTAGCTTAGAAAACATCATCTTAATCAGCTGTTAAGACTCAGTAGTTAACAGTAGAATGCCCTCCACACCAAGCACCATGCCGCTTTCCGAATAAAGGCCTCGGCCTTTATCCTGCACACTGACTTCTTTGCCATCTGCCCGGGTTAAACGGTAGTGAATATCAAAGGGTGAAAATGTTTCTAATGCCTGTTGTACATCCTCCCATACACGGGTGGCATCATCTGGATGAATAATAGACCCGAGCGAGACTTGTGACTGGTTTAGCATGCTCTCAGCTGTGTAGCCGGTAATGAGCTCACAGCCCTCACTGACATATTCCATGCTCCAACTGGCATTGTTCCTTGAGCGATACAACATAGCAGGCAAGCGGTCGACCAGGCTTTGTAAGCTTCGGTGGCTGGCATGGCGCACTTCTTCATTTCGTACTTGTGGTGTGATGTCACACAAGGTGGCTGAAAGCGGATAGAGCTGGTCTTTATTGACAGATTGAATTCGCATTTCACACCAACGTAACTCACCACTCGCACTAATTAGGCGAAACCAGACTGTTTCATGCTGGTTAGGTGTGATTTTATTGAGTAGCTGTGACCAGCTAGGGAGCTCTTCCGGATGCAGAAAATCAGAAAATAAACGGCCAAGCGTTTGTTCAACGGGAATGCCGGTGATGGTTTCCCAATACTGATTAATAAATTGCACCTGATGCTGTTTGTCGAGTAACAACACCACATCATTCAAACTATTAAACAGCTTCAGTAATTGCGCTTCTTCCGCTTGCGTTTGTGGCTGACGGCGAGGCCATTTCAACAAGGTCATTTTTACATTTCCTTGTCCAGTAGCTCTGCGGAGAGGTTGCGGTGAGCCCACGCTGCCAGTTCAAGTCGGGAATGCAGGTTTATTTTACGCAACAGACTTTTTACATAGACTTTAACCGTGCCATCACTAATACCCAGTTCACGGGCAATCAGTTTGTTATTTAGCCCTTTAGCTATAAAAAATAGCGTTTCACGTTCACGCTCAGTGAGGTGAGACAATATAGAACTGGAGGGGGTGTCCTCATCTTCCTTATTTTCACGCAGATGGCTGGCAAGAGACGTAATAGCACCGGCATTCATGGCGACATTCCCATGTAAAACCGACAGTAATTGCGACAAAATCTCATCAGGTGGTGTGTCTTTTTGCAGGTAACCATTAGCACCGTAGCGTAGAGCTTCGAGCAATTTATCCTGTTCATTACAGGCGGTGATAATGATGATTTTTAATTTATCGTCATGTTCACGTAGTTGTCTCAATACACCCAGGCCCGACTTGCCGGGCATCTGCATGTCCAATAGTAGGATATCCGGGTAAGTATTCTCTATGTTGTCGAGTAAGGCTTCAGCATTATCGTATTCAGCAATAACGGTCATTTCTTCACTGTCGTTGAGCAGTTCAACCACGCCACGACGAAATAAGGGGTGATCATCGACAACCACCACAGTAATTGGGGTATCACTCATTCATTCGCCTCCAGATCCAGGCTGAGATCAACCCGGGTGCCGCCTTCGGGACGGTTATTAATCTCTAAGCTGGCGCCGATACGATCAGCCCGTTCTTTCATAATCTGTAAACCAAAACTATCACTTCGGGCGGCTTCTGGGTTAATGCCCGTCCCGTTATCTTCAATTTGAATATGAATGAGTGAGCTCGTTTTTAGGAGGAGTACCACACGTGCATGTGTGGCATGAGAGTGACGGACGATATTACTGAGGCTTTCACGAACGATATACAGCATTTGCATCGACTGCTGCGGTGACAACATATTTAGAGGCAGACGATTGTCCAGTTCGAATACGATAGCCGATTGATGTTCAAACTCTTTTATAGAATTAATCACACCCTGTGACAGATTCTCACTTTGCATGGTCAGACGTGAGGAGGTTATGAGTTCGCGTGTTTGATGATAAGCGCATTGTGTATAGGAGGCTAAATCTTCAGTAATCGGTTTCAGTGAACTGAACTCATCCTGCTGACAGAGTTTATCCAGTTTCAGGCTTTTTAGACGTAAGTATCCTAATACCTGTGCCAGTGAGTCATGTAGTTCAGCCGCATACATCGCACGCTCGGATTCCAGGGCCTTTTTTAATTTGCTTTCCTTGTGATACCAGGCTTGTAAGCCTTTATATAGGGTGTTTTCAATGCTGGCGGTTTTCCACTTTAATTGTTTAGTACTTGGCACCGTGTCACGAAATAAAAATAAGGACCAGACCGTCAGATTGTCGTGCTCGAATAAACGGTTGGGGGCGACAGTCAGGCCATCTACTTCCATCATGTCACTGGTATCGGGTGCCTTACCGACAGTGAATAAGTGATGCAATGACTGCATCAGTTTTGCTGGTGGCGCTTGCTCCAGACCATGATGCATAAAGGTTTCAGAAGTAGACGGGTTACTGAACAAAATCAACAGCTCTGCTTGCTGTTTATGCGGAAATAGATCCTCCATCAGGGATTGGAGTGATTTTAGTACAACGGGCAGGGTTTCACTGATATGTTCAGCGGTGGCGAGTTTAAAGGCTAAGTCATTGAAGTCTAGAGAGGGTAATTCCTTATTTTTGGTGACAGCGCGTACTGTTTCACCAAACCAAGTCTGCCCATCTATCCAGCTTTTGAGTTTGATATTGATCATCTGTATTACCTTCGCAACGTCCACACCAGAAATGGAGTGGTCTGTCTTACGTTTGTTTTGTTCTGTAACAGCAGATTTTGT of Methylophaga marina contains these proteins:
- a CDS encoding sensor histidine kinase, which encodes MINIKLKSWIDGQTWFGETVRAVTKNKELPSLDFNDLAFKLATAEHISETLPVVLKSLQSLMEDLFPHKQQAELLILFSNPSTSETFMHHGLEQAPPAKLMQSLHHLFTVGKAPDTSDMMEVDGLTVAPNRLFEHDNLTVWSLFLFRDTVPSTKQLKWKTASIENTLYKGLQAWYHKESKLKKALESERAMYAAELHDSLAQVLGYLRLKSLKLDKLCQQDEFSSLKPITEDLASYTQCAYHQTRELITSSRLTMQSENLSQGVINSIKEFEHQSAIVFELDNRLPLNMLSPQQSMQMLYIVRESLSNIVRHSHATHARVVLLLKTSSLIHIQIEDNGTGINPEAARSDSFGLQIMKERADRIGASLEINNRPEGGTRVDLSLDLEANE
- a CDS encoding response regulator, which translates into the protein MSDTPITVVVVDDHPLFRRGVVELLNDSEEMTVIAEYDNAEALLDNIENTYPDILLLDMQMPGKSGLGVLRQLREHDDKLKIIIITACNEQDKLLEALRYGANGYLQKDTPPDEILSQLLSVLHGNVAMNAGAITSLASHLRENKEDEDTPSSSILSHLTERERETLFFIAKGLNNKLIARELGISDGTVKVYVKSLLRKINLHSRLELAAWAHRNLSAELLDKEM
- a CDS encoding flavin-containing monooxygenase, with protein sequence MATRIAILGAGPSGMAQLRAFQSAQEKGADIPELVCFEKQADWGGQWNYTWRTGLDENGEPVHSSMYRYLWSNGPKECLEFADYTFDEHFGKPIASYPPREVLWDYIKGRVEKAGVRKYIRFNTAVRHVEFNEGTQTFTVTVQDHSTDTIYSEEFDYVVCCTGHFSTPYVPEFEGFDKFGGRILHAHDFRDALEFKDKTVLLVGSSYSAEDIGSQCYKYGAKKLISCYRTAPMGYKWPENWDERPNLVRVDTEKAYFADGSSENVDAIILCTGYIHHFPFLNDDLRLVTNNRLWPLDLYKGVVWEDNPKFFYIGMQDQWYSFNMFDAQAWYARDVIMGRIPLPSKEEMKADSMAWREKELTLETAEEMYTYQGDYIQELIDMTDYPSFDIPAVNQTFLEWKHHKKENIMTFRDHSYRSLMTGTMSPKHHTPWIDALDDSLEAYLSDKSEIPVAKEA
- a CDS encoding cupin domain-containing protein; the encoded protein is MTSVTKIIDKTVEPIESDLDGWVKQTGNPTMKTWIEYKSEDGSILSGRWEATQGTYHATYGGWEFVHIMAGKAIVTAEGGEPLTLSAGESMVFEKTFVGTWEIIEPITKHFVLKL
- a CDS encoding MOSC domain-containing protein — encoded protein: MIHTIYIAEHNLGKQLKVDKVDLIMGKGIVGDRNFDRAQWPGQNITFIEMEEIEAFNNNYQQRIQLADTRRNVITQGIRLNDLVGKEFLIGGVRFKGIELCEPCATLGKLLSNDTIAKKDVVKAFVHKSGLRADVLSDGEIHAGMTFEVIETV
- a CDS encoding PAS domain-containing protein, with product MTLLKWPRRQPQTQAEEAQLLKLFNSLNDVVLLLDKQHQVQFINQYWETITGIPVEQTLGRLFSDFLHPEELPSWSQLLNKITPNQHETVWFRLISASGELRWCEMRIQSVNKDQLYPLSATLCDITPQVRNEEVRHASHRSLQSLVDRLPAMLYRSRNNASWSMEYVSEGCELITGYTAESMLNQSQVSLGSIIHPDDATRVWEDVQQALETFSPFDIHYRLTRADGKEVSVQDKGRGLYSESGMVLGVEGILLLTTES